A window from Mycolicibacterium tokaiense encodes these proteins:
- a CDS encoding M20 family metallo-hydrolase has protein sequence MGAHEFLTDFHHVATFGATDNNGVDRQAATPEDKLTRDWFAAFVAQRDWQLRVDGIGNMFALVELTPGAPYVLIGSHLDSQPLGGRFDGAYGVIAALHAAERIATRVADENGSPAFNLAVVNWFNEEGGRFPPSIMGSSVFAGLMDEAEMLAVRDLAGVSVAEALDAIGYRGTDPRPDVAGYAEIHIEQGRILEREGIDLGAVDFSWYTQKLDIEVLGEQSHTGATAMADRHDALVAASKVVLLVHEVTKAFEAEALVSSVGRFTVEPNSPIVVARRVHLVADLRSASPAIVAEARASLLADISDVARSHDITINVRDFDVRDIQRFPQAGVELTEKVAADLGLSVRPIRTMAGHDSVPMNRIVPTVMMFIPSVDGVSHCEREFSTDEQMTAGVDALTQVAWEMVNGALVRR, from the coding sequence ATGGGTGCACACGAATTCCTCACCGACTTCCACCACGTGGCCACCTTCGGCGCCACCGACAACAACGGTGTCGACCGCCAGGCCGCGACGCCGGAGGACAAACTCACTCGCGACTGGTTCGCTGCCTTTGTCGCCCAGCGTGATTGGCAGCTGCGGGTGGACGGCATCGGCAACATGTTCGCGCTGGTCGAGCTCACCCCGGGCGCGCCGTACGTGCTCATCGGCTCACACCTGGATTCCCAGCCGCTCGGTGGCCGCTTCGACGGCGCCTACGGGGTGATCGCCGCGCTGCACGCCGCCGAGCGCATCGCGACGCGGGTGGCGGACGAGAACGGCTCACCTGCCTTCAATCTGGCGGTGGTGAACTGGTTCAACGAGGAAGGCGGCCGGTTCCCCCCGTCCATCATGGGCTCCTCGGTGTTCGCCGGGCTGATGGACGAAGCCGAGATGCTGGCGGTGCGCGACCTGGCCGGGGTGTCGGTGGCCGAGGCCCTCGACGCCATCGGCTACCGCGGCACCGACCCGCGCCCGGACGTGGCAGGCTACGCCGAGATCCACATCGAGCAGGGCCGCATCCTCGAGCGCGAGGGCATCGACCTGGGTGCAGTCGACTTCTCCTGGTACACCCAGAAACTCGACATCGAGGTGCTGGGGGAGCAGTCGCACACCGGGGCCACCGCCATGGCCGACCGCCACGACGCGCTGGTGGCCGCCAGCAAGGTGGTGCTGTTGGTGCACGAGGTCACAAAAGCCTTCGAAGCCGAGGCGCTGGTGTCATCGGTGGGCCGCTTCACCGTAGAGCCCAATTCGCCGATCGTGGTGGCCCGGCGCGTGCACCTGGTGGCCGATCTGCGTTCGGCGTCGCCGGCGATCGTCGCCGAAGCCCGAGCCAGCCTGCTGGCGGATATCTCCGACGTGGCACGCTCGCACGACATCACGATCAATGTCCGGGACTTCGACGTCCGCGACATCCAGCGGTTCCCCCAGGCCGGGGTGGAACTGACCGAGAAGGTCGCCGCGGATCTGGGTCTCAGTGTGCGGCCCATCCGCACCATGGCCGGCCACGATTCGGTGCCGATGAACCGCATCGTGCCCACGGTGATGATGTTCATCCCGTCGGTGGACGGGGTGAGTCACTGCGAACGGGAGTTCAGCACCGACGAGCAGATGACCGCCGGTGTCGACGCCCTCACCCAGGTGGCCTGGGAAATGGTCAACGGGGCGCTGGTGCGTCGATGA
- a CDS encoding amidase — protein sequence MSDIAFLSATELLGAFRRLELAPAEVLEAQIAEMQTRGADVNACTELLLEEARAAAERAGDTYARCAQSGQQPPALLGLTVATKEKHGIAGRSLESGLLAHRGRIADADHPVVQRIRGAGGIIHARTTSPEFSCATVTHSPMWGVTRNPWNLETSPGGSSGGSGAALAAGFTTLATASDIAGSTRIPAGFTGTVGYKAPFGRIPGLPPLAADWYRGDGPMGRSVADVALLTSVLSGRHPSDHDSWGPTGELPALGGGVEGLRIGVSVRLGDFPVATEIAANTRTVADKLAAAGAQVVEVDLPWTTAQMRRTIFAHFGHILGPAVARESAGARTSKYLQQFIADAAAGAADTSLVDSLAMDARMRGELAAAMADVDVLLCPTSAVTSLRADGDYLDGIDVDGRHLQHYWEAHMTAPFNVANGCPVLAVPSGMSGCGVPTGVQVVGHPYDEAMAFRVAHTVEQLVGFDGRPPAGS from the coding sequence ATGAGCGACATCGCCTTCCTGAGCGCCACCGAGCTCCTGGGCGCATTCCGTCGTCTCGAACTGGCTCCCGCGGAGGTGCTCGAGGCGCAGATCGCCGAGATGCAGACCCGCGGCGCGGACGTCAACGCCTGCACCGAACTGTTGCTGGAGGAGGCCAGGGCGGCGGCCGAGCGGGCCGGTGACACCTACGCCCGGTGTGCGCAGTCCGGGCAGCAACCGCCGGCGCTGCTGGGTCTGACGGTCGCCACCAAAGAAAAGCACGGCATCGCGGGCCGCTCTCTGGAGTCGGGCCTGCTGGCGCACCGCGGCCGCATTGCCGACGCCGATCACCCTGTGGTGCAGCGCATCCGCGGTGCCGGGGGCATCATCCACGCGCGCACCACCAGCCCGGAGTTCAGCTGTGCCACCGTGACGCATTCGCCGATGTGGGGCGTCACCCGCAACCCGTGGAACCTGGAGACCTCGCCGGGCGGTTCGTCGGGTGGCTCCGGAGCGGCGCTGGCTGCCGGGTTCACCACGCTGGCTACTGCCTCGGACATCGCCGGCTCCACCCGCATCCCCGCCGGATTCACCGGCACTGTCGGCTACAAGGCGCCGTTCGGCCGGATCCCCGGGCTGCCCCCGCTGGCTGCGGACTGGTACCGCGGCGACGGACCCATGGGCCGCAGCGTGGCCGACGTCGCGCTGCTGACCTCCGTGCTCTCCGGCCGCCATCCGAGCGACCACGACTCCTGGGGACCCACCGGCGAGCTGCCTGCCCTCGGGGGTGGTGTCGAGGGGCTGCGGATCGGGGTCTCGGTGCGGCTCGGGGACTTCCCCGTCGCGACCGAGATCGCCGCCAACACCCGCACGGTGGCCGACAAGCTCGCCGCCGCGGGGGCGCAGGTGGTCGAGGTGGACCTGCCCTGGACCACCGCGCAGATGCGCCGGACCATCTTCGCCCACTTCGGCCACATTCTCGGTCCGGCGGTGGCGCGGGAGAGCGCGGGCGCGCGGACGTCGAAATACTTGCAGCAGTTCATCGCCGACGCCGCCGCGGGCGCGGCCGACACCTCCCTGGTGGATTCGCTGGCGATGGACGCGCGCATGCGCGGCGAGCTGGCCGCCGCGATGGCCGATGTCGACGTGCTGCTGTGTCCCACCTCGGCGGTGACGTCCCTGCGGGCCGACGGCGACTACCTCGACGGCATCGACGTCGACGGCCGTCACCTGCAGCACTACTGGGAAGCGCACATGACGGCGCCGTTCAATGTGGCCAACGGGTGCCCGGTGCTGGCGGTGCCCAGCGGCATGTCCGGGTGCGGGGTACCTACCGGCGTGCAGGTGGTGGGACACCCGTACGACGAGGCCATGGCGTTCCGGGTGGCACACACCGTGGAACAGCTGGTGGGCTTCGACGGGCGTCCGCCCGCTGGTTCATGA
- a CDS encoding Rieske 2Fe-2S domain-containing protein: MQVTSVGHAGFLIETSAGDILCDPWVNPAYFGSWFPFPDNSTLDWDRLGDCDYLYVSHLHKDHFDPENLRRHVNKDAVVLLPDYPVPDLRRELETLGFHRFVETVDSTKHRVSGPKGDLDVMIIALRAPADGPIGDSGLVVSDGETVAFNMNDARPVDLDVLAAEFGHVDVHMLQFSGAIWYPMVYDMPERAKAAFGTQKRQRQMDRCRQYIAQVGATWVIPSAGPPCFLDDALRFLNDDQGDPANIFPDQMVFLDQMRTHGHDRGLLMMPGTRADFTGSTLNSLVHPLPVDEVEAIFTTGKADYIADYAERMAPVLAELKAGWAPAEGPPLLEPLRQLFEPIMIQSDQICDGIGYPVELRLGAETVVVDFPKRVVREPIADEKFRYGFEIAPELVRTVLRDGEPDWVNTIFLSTRFRAWRVGGYNEYLYTFFKCLTDERIAYADGWFAEAHDDSSSITTDGWEIQRRCPHLKADLSKFGVVEGNTLTCNLHGWQWNLTNGRCLTTKGHELRSRKL, encoded by the coding sequence GTGCAGGTCACCAGCGTCGGCCATGCCGGCTTCCTGATCGAAACGTCCGCGGGCGACATCCTGTGTGACCCGTGGGTGAATCCGGCCTACTTCGGGTCCTGGTTCCCGTTCCCGGACAACAGCACGCTGGATTGGGACCGGCTCGGCGATTGCGACTACCTCTACGTGTCGCACCTGCACAAGGATCACTTCGACCCGGAGAATCTGCGCCGCCACGTCAACAAGGACGCCGTGGTGCTGCTGCCGGACTACCCGGTGCCGGATCTGCGCCGCGAACTCGAGACGCTCGGATTCCACCGGTTCGTCGAGACCGTCGACTCCACCAAACACCGGGTCAGTGGCCCCAAGGGCGACCTGGACGTCATGATCATCGCGCTGCGCGCGCCGGCCGACGGGCCCATCGGCGACTCCGGGCTGGTGGTCTCCGACGGCGAGACGGTGGCGTTCAACATGAATGACGCCCGCCCGGTGGATCTGGACGTGCTGGCGGCCGAATTCGGGCACGTCGACGTCCACATGCTGCAGTTCTCCGGGGCCATCTGGTACCCGATGGTCTACGACATGCCCGAGCGCGCCAAGGCCGCCTTCGGCACCCAGAAGCGTCAGCGTCAGATGGACCGCTGCCGGCAGTACATCGCGCAGGTGGGAGCCACGTGGGTGATCCCCTCGGCCGGACCGCCGTGTTTCCTCGACGACGCGCTGCGTTTCCTCAACGACGACCAGGGCGATCCGGCGAACATCTTCCCGGACCAGATGGTGTTCCTGGACCAGATGCGCACCCACGGCCACGACCGCGGGCTGCTGATGATGCCCGGCACCCGGGCGGATTTCACCGGCTCGACGCTGAACTCACTGGTGCATCCGCTGCCCGTCGACGAGGTGGAGGCCATCTTCACCACCGGCAAGGCGGACTACATCGCCGACTACGCCGAGCGCATGGCCCCGGTGCTGGCCGAGCTGAAGGCCGGGTGGGCGCCCGCCGAAGGCCCGCCGCTGCTCGAGCCGCTGCGTCAGTTGTTCGAGCCCATCATGATCCAGTCCGATCAGATCTGTGACGGCATCGGCTATCCGGTGGAGCTGCGTCTAGGCGCTGAGACCGTGGTGGTCGATTTCCCCAAACGTGTTGTGCGCGAACCCATCGCCGACGAGAAGTTCCGCTACGGCTTCGAGATCGCCCCGGAGCTGGTGCGCACGGTGCTGCGTGACGGTGAGCCGGACTGGGTGAACACCATCTTCTTGTCCACCCGGTTCCGGGCGTGGCGCGTCGGCGGGTACAACGAGTACCTCTACACGTTCTTCAAGTGCCTGACCGACGAGCGCATCGCCTATGCCGACGGCTGGTTCGCCGAGGCCCACGACGACTCCTCTTCCATCACCACCGACGGCTGGGAGATCCAGCGGCGCTGCCCGCACCTGAAGGCCGATCTATCGAAATTCGGTGTGGTGGAGGGCAACACCCTTACCTGCAATCTGCACGGCTGGCAGTGGAATCTGACCAACGGCCGCTGCCTGACCACCAAGGGCCACGAACTGCGGAGCCGTAAGTTGTGA